The following are from one region of the Biomphalaria glabrata chromosome 4, xgBioGlab47.1, whole genome shotgun sequence genome:
- the LOC106066750 gene encoding MICOS complex subunit Mic19-like isoform X1 translates to MGGSGSTRRVVVEDARGEDVVTISEAVVRRLQGQPEAYEAIPETKPTAPPQFFKPETFESKSSSLLTKDEEDFFTQKLQELQQRNAALQKLTNEEFAKAVQEVEEKFVKTTGSPICQDLQLKVLECYQANPTEVLNCASVVDAFTTCVERARTSAWIKPARDLDSLL, encoded by the exons atgggTGGTAGTGGAAGCACCAGACGAGTTGTTGTTGAGGATGCAAGAGGCGAAGATGTAGTAACT ATTTCTGAGGCTGTTGTTCGGAGGCTTCAAGGACAGCCTGAGGCTTATGAAGCAATTCCAG AAACTAAACCTACAGCA CCTCCCCAGTTTTTTAAGCCAGAAACTTTCGAGAGTAAATCATCGTCTCTGTTGACCAAAGATGAAGAAGATTTTTTTACACAGAAATTACAAGAACTTCAACAGAGG AACGCTGCTTTGCAGAAATTAACTAACGAAGAGTTTGCTAAGGCAGTGCAAGAAGTAGAAGAGAAATTTGT GAAGACAACAGGTAGCCCTATCTGCCAAGACCTGCAGTTGAAAGTCTTAGAATGTTACCAGGCCAATCCTACAGAAGTTCTCAATTGTGCTTCTGTCGTGGATGCCTTCACAACATGCGTGGAGAGAGCCAGAAct agCGCTTGGATTAAGCCAGCTAGAGACCTAGACTCATTATTATAA
- the LOC106066750 gene encoding MICOS complex subunit MIC19-like isoform X2, with translation MGGSGSTRRVVVEDARGEDVVTISEAVVRRLQGQPEAYEAIPETKPTAPPQFFKPETFESKSSSLLTKDEEDFFTQKLQELQQRNAALQKLTNEEFAKAVQEVEEKFVKTTGSPICQDLQLKVLECYQANPTEVLNCASVVDAFTTCVERARTVTSFNRTKNVTSG, from the exons atgggTGGTAGTGGAAGCACCAGACGAGTTGTTGTTGAGGATGCAAGAGGCGAAGATGTAGTAACT ATTTCTGAGGCTGTTGTTCGGAGGCTTCAAGGACAGCCTGAGGCTTATGAAGCAATTCCAG AAACTAAACCTACAGCA CCTCCCCAGTTTTTTAAGCCAGAAACTTTCGAGAGTAAATCATCGTCTCTGTTGACCAAAGATGAAGAAGATTTTTTTACACAGAAATTACAAGAACTTCAACAGAGG AACGCTGCTTTGCAGAAATTAACTAACGAAGAGTTTGCTAAGGCAGTGCAAGAAGTAGAAGAGAAATTTGT GAAGACAACAGGTAGCCCTATCTGCCAAGACCTGCAGTTGAAAGTCTTAGAATGTTACCAGGCCAATCCTACAGAAGTTCTCAATTGTGCTTCTGTCGTGGATGCCTTCACAACATGCGTGGAGAGAGCCAGAAct GTTACTTCGTTTAACAGAACCAAAAATGTAACCAGTGGATGA
- the LOC106066750 gene encoding MICOS complex subunit Mic19-like isoform X3, producing MKETKPTAPPQFFKPETFESKSSSLLTKDEEDFFTQKLQELQQRNAALQKLTNEEFAKAVQEVEEKFVKTTGSPICQDLQLKVLECYQANPTEVLNCASVVDAFTTCVERARTSAWIKPARDLDSLL from the exons ATGAAAG AAACTAAACCTACAGCA CCTCCCCAGTTTTTTAAGCCAGAAACTTTCGAGAGTAAATCATCGTCTCTGTTGACCAAAGATGAAGAAGATTTTTTTACACAGAAATTACAAGAACTTCAACAGAGG AACGCTGCTTTGCAGAAATTAACTAACGAAGAGTTTGCTAAGGCAGTGCAAGAAGTAGAAGAGAAATTTGT GAAGACAACAGGTAGCCCTATCTGCCAAGACCTGCAGTTGAAAGTCTTAGAATGTTACCAGGCCAATCCTACAGAAGTTCTCAATTGTGCTTCTGTCGTGGATGCCTTCACAACATGCGTGGAGAGAGCCAGAAct agCGCTTGGATTAAGCCAGCTAGAGACCTAGACTCATTATTATAA